One Glycine max cultivar Williams 82 chromosome 4, Glycine_max_v4.0, whole genome shotgun sequence DNA segment encodes these proteins:
- the LOC100812171 gene encoding uncharacterized protein isoform X2 produces MRLRKGNKVEIRGNADGLTVEWRCARIISGDGHTYSVQYDCSSTTSGASTERVSRKAIRPCPPLIKGIESQAANDHVEVYNAGSWRVATVLKVIGGDFYLVRLWVSCKELKVRKVNMRPRQSWQNGQWVVVPKGSGKSSWCLISNSYKDQPENQCRNIFSPGLDASGLQESRLASSSTLKRMSPYSSVIEAYPRKLRAVENMGECERFKAVTTAPLLQKESDTLAGPCQEEDTLYSDAESLDVGDVDKGGSTSPKEVVAEIIHRLELHAYHSTLEVLYASGPLSWEHEELLTNLRISLHISNDEHLMEIKNLVSSGQNF; encoded by the exons ATGAGATTGAGAAAGGGAAATAAAGTGGAGATCCGTGGCAATGCTGATGGGCTTACTGTGGAATGGCGTTGTGCTCGTATAATTTCTGGTGATGGGCACACCTACAGTGTCCAGTATGACTGTTCTAGCACAACAAGCGGGGCTAGCACTGAGAGAGTTTCAAGGAAGGCCATCAGACCATGCCCCCCTCTTATTAAAGGTATTGAGAGTCAGGCAGCAAATGATCATGTGGAGGTTTACAATGCTGGTTCTTGGAGAGTAGCCACTGTCTTGAAAGTTATTGGTGGAGACTTCTACTTGGTAAGGTTGTGGGTATCTTGCAAGGAGTTAAAGGTTCGCAAAGTAAACATGAGGCCACGTCAATCTTGGCAAAATGGTCAATGGGTTGTCGTGCCAAAG GGATCAGGCAAGTCTAGCTGGTGTTTGATTTCAAACAGTTACAAGGATCAACCTGAAAATCAGTGCAGAAATATTTTTTCCCCAGGATTAGATGCCAGTGGTCTCCAGGAATCTCGTCTGGCCTCATCTTCAACATTGAAGAGAATGTCCCCTTACTCCTCTGTTATTGAGGCTTATCCCAGAAAATTAAGGGCGGTTGAGAATATGGGTGAGTGTGAAAGGTTCAAAGCTGTAACCACAGCCCCCTTGCTGCAAAAG GAAAG TGATACTTTAGCAGGTCCTTGCCAGGAAGAAGATACCCTTTACAGTGATGCAGAATCTCTAGATGTTGGAGATGTGGATAAAGGAGGCTCCACTTCTCCCAAAGAGGTTGTAGCAGAAATTATTCATAGGTTAGAGTTGCATGCCTATCACAGTACCCTTGAAGTTTTGTATGCTTCTGGTCCTTTAAGTTGGGAACATGAAGAATTGTTGACTAACCTTCGTATTTCACTCCATATTTCAAATGATGAACATTTGATGGAGATAAAGAACTTAGTTTCATCTGGTcagaatttttaa
- the LOC100812171 gene encoding uncharacterized protein isoform X1, producing MRLRKGNKVEIRGNADGLTVEWRCARIISGDGHTYSVQYDCSSTTSGASTERVSRKAIRPCPPLIKGIESQAANDHVEVYNAGSWRVATVLKVIGGDFYLVRLWVSCKELKVRKVNMRPRQSWQNGQWVVVPKGSGKSSWCLISNSYKDQPENQCRNIFSPGLDASGLQESRLASSSTLKRMSPYSSVIEAYPRKLRAVENMGECERFKAVTTAPLLQKVDAVAYPQNIMGEKCMHTSFTNGTNQCYETGKVNPCNVSTHFFERIEEPDYSCSDLSSVGSCSVISSNSNKFSSDTLAGPCQEEDTLYSDAESLDVGDVDKGGSTSPKEVVAEIIHRLELHAYHSTLEVLYASGPLSWEHEELLTNLRISLHISNDEHLMEIKNLVSSGQNF from the exons ATGAGATTGAGAAAGGGAAATAAAGTGGAGATCCGTGGCAATGCTGATGGGCTTACTGTGGAATGGCGTTGTGCTCGTATAATTTCTGGTGATGGGCACACCTACAGTGTCCAGTATGACTGTTCTAGCACAACAAGCGGGGCTAGCACTGAGAGAGTTTCAAGGAAGGCCATCAGACCATGCCCCCCTCTTATTAAAGGTATTGAGAGTCAGGCAGCAAATGATCATGTGGAGGTTTACAATGCTGGTTCTTGGAGAGTAGCCACTGTCTTGAAAGTTATTGGTGGAGACTTCTACTTGGTAAGGTTGTGGGTATCTTGCAAGGAGTTAAAGGTTCGCAAAGTAAACATGAGGCCACGTCAATCTTGGCAAAATGGTCAATGGGTTGTCGTGCCAAAG GGATCAGGCAAGTCTAGCTGGTGTTTGATTTCAAACAGTTACAAGGATCAACCTGAAAATCAGTGCAGAAATATTTTTTCCCCAGGATTAGATGCCAGTGGTCTCCAGGAATCTCGTCTGGCCTCATCTTCAACATTGAAGAGAATGTCCCCTTACTCCTCTGTTATTGAGGCTTATCCCAGAAAATTAAGGGCGGTTGAGAATATGGGTGAGTGTGAAAGGTTCAAAGCTGTAACCACAGCCCCCTTGCTGCAAAAGGTAGATGCTGTTGCTTACCCACAAAATATTATGGGTGAAAAATGCATGCATACTTCCTTTACTAATGGTACCAACCAATGTTATGAAACAGGAAAGGTGAATCCTTGTAATGTTTCAACACACTTTTTTGAGAGAATTGAAGAACCTGATTATTCTTGTAGTGATCTGAGTTCAGTTGGCAGTTGTAGTGTGATAAGTAGTAACTCAAATAAATTTTCCAGTGATACTTTAGCAGGTCCTTGCCAGGAAGAAGATACCCTTTACAGTGATGCAGAATCTCTAGATGTTGGAGATGTGGATAAAGGAGGCTCCACTTCTCCCAAAGAGGTTGTAGCAGAAATTATTCATAGGTTAGAGTTGCATGCCTATCACAGTACCCTTGAAGTTTTGTATGCTTCTGGTCCTTTAAGTTGGGAACATGAAGAATTGTTGACTAACCTTCGTATTTCACTCCATATTTCAAATGATGAACATTTGATGGAGATAAAGAACTTAGTTTCATCTGGTcagaatttttaa
- the LOC100812171 gene encoding uncharacterized protein isoform X3, with product MRLRKGNKVEIRGNADGLTVEWRCARIISGDGHTYSVQYDCSSTTSGASTERVSRKAIRPCPPLIKGIESQAANDHVEVYNAGSWRVATVLKVIGGDFYLVRLWVSCKELKVRKVNMRPRQSWQNGQWVVVPKGSGKSSWCLISNSYKDQPENQCRNIFSPGLDASGLQESRLASSSTLKRMSPYSSVIEAYPRKLRAVENMGECERFKAVTTAPLLQKVDAVAYPQNIMGEKCMHTSFTNGTNQCYETGKVLARKKIPFTVMQNL from the exons ATGAGATTGAGAAAGGGAAATAAAGTGGAGATCCGTGGCAATGCTGATGGGCTTACTGTGGAATGGCGTTGTGCTCGTATAATTTCTGGTGATGGGCACACCTACAGTGTCCAGTATGACTGTTCTAGCACAACAAGCGGGGCTAGCACTGAGAGAGTTTCAAGGAAGGCCATCAGACCATGCCCCCCTCTTATTAAAGGTATTGAGAGTCAGGCAGCAAATGATCATGTGGAGGTTTACAATGCTGGTTCTTGGAGAGTAGCCACTGTCTTGAAAGTTATTGGTGGAGACTTCTACTTGGTAAGGTTGTGGGTATCTTGCAAGGAGTTAAAGGTTCGCAAAGTAAACATGAGGCCACGTCAATCTTGGCAAAATGGTCAATGGGTTGTCGTGCCAAAG GGATCAGGCAAGTCTAGCTGGTGTTTGATTTCAAACAGTTACAAGGATCAACCTGAAAATCAGTGCAGAAATATTTTTTCCCCAGGATTAGATGCCAGTGGTCTCCAGGAATCTCGTCTGGCCTCATCTTCAACATTGAAGAGAATGTCCCCTTACTCCTCTGTTATTGAGGCTTATCCCAGAAAATTAAGGGCGGTTGAGAATATGGGTGAGTGTGAAAGGTTCAAAGCTGTAACCACAGCCCCCTTGCTGCAAAAGGTAGATGCTGTTGCTTACCCACAAAATATTATGGGTGAAAAATGCATGCATACTTCCTTTACTAATGGTACCAACCAATGTTATGAAACAGGAAAG GTCCTTGCCAGGAAGAAGATACCCTTTACAGTGATGCAGAATCTCTAG